GTATGGACGGCACCCACTACCGCCTCGCGGGCGCCGAGGCGGTAGGGCGTGACCCCGCATCGGTGCGCCGGCTGCTCAACATCGGCGCCCCTTCCTCAGCCGGCGGCTCCCAAGCCCTCGGCGGACCACTCACCCAGTGGGCCGAACAACTCACCGAGATCACCCTCGAACACGGCATCTCCGGCTACATCCTGGCCGGCGACGATCCCACCGCGATCCAGCAGTTCGGCGAAGAAGTCGCACCCGCCGTACGGGAACTGGTAGGGACATCCCGTAGCTGACCGGTCCGTCCGATACCGGCCGCTCGCCCCACCGGCGGACACGTCCACACTCGTGAGGCGTACGTCGAACTGAGCTCCACACCGGCGAGGCCGCTGTGAGGCCACACCACCGCGCCATGGCCACCCTGCGCAACCTCGCCATCGGACTCACATCTTCGCCGTGTCGGCGATCGTCTTCATCACGGGCTCGTTCCTCTGCGGCCTCTCGGGCGGCATGACGATGCTCATCGCCTCCCGGGCGGTGCAGGGAATCGGGGCGGGTGGACTGATGGTCACCGCCATGGCCCTCATCCCGGACGTCGTCCCGTTGTGCGCGACAGGTCAGCCCAGGTGCGTCTCCAGCCACCGCAGGACCTCAGGGGTCACGGGGTCGGTGATGTCGGCGAACTCGTCATGCCTCTTCAGGAACTTGGCCACGCACGGACAGACAGGCACGATCCGCTTCCCGGAGGCACGCGTGTCGGTGAGCGCCTGCCGCACCAACTGTACGGCCAGGCCCTGTCCGGCGTAGGCGTCGCCGACCTCCGTATGGAAGAACACACGCTGCTCACCGCGGTCGCGGTACTCGGTCACGCCGGCGCGCTTGCCGTCGACCACGATCTCGTACCGATGGTGTGCGTCCACCCGCTCGACGACCGGGGCGGCAGAAGGCCCGCTCATGGGGGTGCCTTTCTGAGAGAGATCAGCGACGCGGAGGGTTGCGGCGCGGCCTGATGGTGGCGTTGGGCAGGGCGGGCGCGGGAAGCCGGCCCCCGGGAAATCCCTCGATCGTGCCGAAGCGGTCGGAGGAGGACTGCCAGTCCTCGCGGGCCTTGACGATGTCCTCGTGAGTGCGGCCGATGAAGTTCCACCACATGACGATCTCCTCCTCGAACGGCGTGCCGCCGAGCAGAATCACCCGCGCCGGAGCCTCCGACTCGTTCATCAGCGTCAACGCCTCGGCACCGGGCGGGACATAGCCCAGCTCCGCCCGGTGCAGCAGGGTGTCGTCCACGCTGACGTCCCCGCTGTCCACGAGGACGCCGTGCTCGAAGTCGGTGTCCACGCAGAGGGCGACCGTCATCCGCGGTTCGAGGATGATCTCGACGCCGAGCAGCGGGGTGAACGTCCGCACCGGGGAGACCCCACCGGCGAGCGAGCCGAGAAAGACCCTGACCTCGGCCCCCCTTCATCGGCACGGGATCGGGCACATGGTGCTGGAAGTCCCGTTGCGCGTTGCGGTGCTCCTGGGGCAACGCCACCCACAGCTGGACGCCGTGGACGACGGTCGTGCGCGGGGTGGAGACCTCCGAGTGGGCGATGCCGTACCCGCCCGTCATGAGGTGCACGTCCCGTGCGGCGAGCACGTCAACCCGGGGCGCCCCGGCCGGCCGTACGTCGTCGGCCGGCGACCCGCATCTCATCACTGCCGGCTCGGCTTCGGCATTGCTCACCGGGACCACCCCCCATGGAATCTAGTTGTTGCATCAACTATGATGCCATGATCATAGAGCGAAGGCCACAACGAGCAGACAACGAGCGGGAGACATGCGGATCTTCATCGACAAACAGAGCCCCAAGGCCTTCCACGCCCTGCTGCAGACATCGGAAGCGGTACGCGCGGTGGCCGCCGAGGCGGGGCTCGACCGCACCGTCGTGGAGCTGATCAACCTCCGCGTGTCACAGATCAACGGCTGCGCCTACTGCCTCGACACCCACACCAAGGCCGCCGTACGCGAAGGCGAGACCGCGCAGCGGCTGGGAGTACTGGCCGCGTGGCGGGACACCGAGGCGTTCTCCCCCACGGAGCGCGCGGCCCTCGCACTGGCCGAGACCACGACCCACCCCACCGATGCCGTCGCACAGGAAGCCGCCTACCAGGCCGCTCGACACGTGCTCACCGATGACCAGATCTCAGCAGCGATCTGGGTAGCGGTCACCATCAACGCCTTCAACCGGGTCTCGATCATGAGCAAGCACCCGGTACGGGCGAATCGAGGTGCCCCGGGCGAGGAAAGCGGTGTCACTGTGACCGGTGGGTGATGTGACCCCCGCTCATCGTGAGCCGGATCGGGGCGTCGGCAAGTTCGTCGGGGGCGGTGGTGAGGGGATCGACGGTGAAGGCGGTGAGGTCAGCCCGGAAGCCGGGCGCGATGCGTCCGGCGATGTCCTCCTCGCCCGCGGCCAGCACGGCGTGGGTGGTGTAACCCTCCAGGGCGGCCAGGGGGGTGAGCGCCTGGTCGGGTCGCACGGGCGGGGTGCCGGGGTCGCCGGGGTGGCGGCGCAGTTGGGCGGCGGCGAGTACCCCGCGTGGGTCGTAGGGGGCGACGGGCCAGTCGGAGCCGAGGACGAGGGTGGCTCCGGCGGCGCGCAGGTCGCGACAGCGCCAGGCCCGGGCGGCGCGTTCAGGACCGAGTCGGCGGGACCACTCGTCGCTGTGGTCCGCCCGGGCGTACGTGGCGTGGGCGGGCTGCATGGAGGCGGCGACGCCTAGCCGGGCGAAGCGCGGGATCTGGTCGTCGGGCACAGTCTCCAGATGCTCGGCACGATGCCGGACGTGCGGGGTGCCGAGAGCCTGGACGGTGTCGAGGACGCGGCGGACCGCGGCGTCGCCGATGGCGTGGGTGGCGGTCGGCACGCCCGCGCGGTCGAGGGCGTGCACGGCGCGGGTGTACGCGGCTGGGTCGGGCCAGAACGGCTCGGTGCCGGCGCCGTGGCAGTCGGGATGGTCGAGCCAGGCGGTGCCGCCTTCCACGGTGCCGTCGAGGAACAGCTTGACGCCCGCCACCCGCCAGTGCCGTCCGGCGCGCCCCTGAAGGGCGATCAGCCGGTGCAGTTCGTCGGGGCCGGCGCCGGGCTGGCACCAGGGCGCGATGCGCAACCGCAGGGGCAGGACGCCCTCGTCCTCGATGGCGGTGAGCAGATCGAGCGCGTCGGGCGTCTCCAGGTCCATGACGTGGCCACCGGTGAGGCCCGTGGCGGCCATGTCGGCCAGTAGGGCGAGCAGGTGCTTGCGGCGCTCGGCATGAGAGGGCTGCGGGATCAGGGCCGCGACGGTCTCCATGGCGGCCTGTTCGACGAGGTGACCGGTGGGGCGCCCGTCGGGGTCGCAGACGATGGCGGCACCCTGGTCGAAGCGGCGTGGCCCGTCGACCCCGGCGGCACGCAGGGCCGCGGAGCCGGCGAGCGCGGAGTGAGCGTCGTACAGCCGTAGGAAGGCGGGGATGTCGCCCACGACGTCGTCGATGAGGTGGCGGCTGATGGGGCCGCCCTCGAAGGTGTTGTGGTCGAGGTTCCAGCCGGTGATCCACGACCCGGGGGCGGCCCGCCGGGCGGCCTCGCGCAACGCGGCGCGCAGCTGGTCCAGGGTTCTACAGCCGGAGAGGTCGATGCCCTGGGCGAGTTCGAGGCCCTTGACGGCGTGGGTGTGGCCGTCGGTGAGGCCGGGGGTGAGGGTGGCGCCGCCGAGGTCGACGACCTGGGTGCGGGGGCCGCGCCAGTGGCGTACGTCGGCCCCCTCGCCGACCGCCACGATACGGCCGTCCCTGACAGCGACGGCGGTCGCCAGGGGACGCCGCGGGTCCAGGGTGCGGACGGTGGCGCCGACCAGCACGGTGTCGGCGTGGGTGAAGGGCACGTGGATCGCCTTTCGCGGCGGCTCGTTACGGGGGTGACGGGGCGCAGTGGCTACTGCGGGGTGTCGGGGTCTCCAGCAGGCCGGTTGTCGGTGTCGGGCTCGGCGGCGAACGCCTCGTACACCTGCGGTCGGGTGCGACGCAGCCGGTACGCGAGGGCGACGCCGACGGCGAAGACCAGCGGGACGGGCGCGAGGAGCGCCGCGTTGGTGCCGGTCCCGGCGCCGGTCAGCAACTCGACCTTGTCGATGATCAGGTACAGCGCGGCGCCCATGAGCACGGCCCCGGCTATCGGGGCCACCACGGCCCGCCAGACACCCTCGGTGTGACTGATGCGGCGGAAGAAGACCGGGACGGCGGCCGCGGTCAGCACCTGAAGCAGCACGATGCCCACCACACCGGGGGTGTTCACCCACAGCAGCAGCCGCTCGTAGGGGTCGGCGCCGGCGGCGGCGAAGCCGAGGACCACCAGGGCCGCGAGCGCGGTCTGCAGGATTCCGGCGATGTGCGGCGAGCGGTGCCGCGGGTGCACCCGGCCAAGGGCCGCGGGAAGCACCCCCTCGTGGGCGAGGGCGTGCGTGTAGCGGTTGATGGCGTTGTGGAAGGCGAGCAGCGCGGCGAAGACGCTGGTGACGATGAGGACGTGCATCACGTCCGCCGCCCAGCCGCCGACGTACCGGGTGGTGGCGGTGAAGAACAGCGCGGCGGGGTCCTCGGCGGCCGCGGCCATGACACCCCGCGCGCCGAACGCCTGCACGACGATCCACACGACGAAGGCGTAGAAAAGGCCGAGGAAGCCGACGGCGGCGTAGGTGGCGCGGGGGATCGTCCGCTCCGGCCGGCGGGCCTCGGATCGGTAGATGGCGGTGGACTCGAAGCCGACGAAGGCCGCGAAAGCGAAGGCGAGCAGGGCGCCGGTGCCGGGCGTGAAGGCGTTGCCGGGAGTGAAGGAGTCGAAGTGGATGCCCTGCGCGCCGCCGTCCGCCAGCACCCCGCCGGCCAGGACCACGAGGATGCCGGCTTCGGCGACCAGCAGCACGCCCAGCACCCGGGCCCCGAAGTCGATGCTGCGGTACCCGGCGAACCAGACGGCCGCGACACCGACGAGGGCGGCCACCGGCCAGGGCACGCCGACTCCCCAAAGCGCTTGCA
The nucleotide sequence above comes from Streptomyces sp. NL15-2K. Encoded proteins:
- a CDS encoding GNAT family N-acetyltransferase encodes the protein MSGPSAAPVVERVDAHHRYEIVVDGKRAGVTEYRDRGEQRVFFHTEVGDAYAGQGLAVQLVRQALTDTRASGKRIVPVCPCVAKFLKRHDEFADITDPVTPEVLRWLETHLG
- a CDS encoding carboxymuconolactone decarboxylase family protein; translated protein: MRIFIDKQSPKAFHALLQTSEAVRAVAAEAGLDRTVVELINLRVSQINGCAYCLDTHTKAAVREGETAQRLGVLAAWRDTEAFSPTERAALALAETTTHPTDAVAQEAAYQAARHVLTDDQISAAIWVAVTINAFNRVSIMSKHPVRANRGAPGEESGVTVTGG
- a CDS encoding amidohydrolase, coding for MPFTHADTVLVGATVRTLDPRRPLATAVAVRDGRIVAVGEGADVRHWRGPRTQVVDLGGATLTPGLTDGHTHAVKGLELAQGIDLSGCRTLDQLRAALREAARRAAPGSWITGWNLDHNTFEGGPISRHLIDDVVGDIPAFLRLYDAHSALAGSAALRAAGVDGPRRFDQGAAIVCDPDGRPTGHLVEQAAMETVAALIPQPSHAERRKHLLALLADMAATGLTGGHVMDLETPDALDLLTAIEDEGVLPLRLRIAPWCQPGAGPDELHRLIALQGRAGRHWRVAGVKLFLDGTVEGGTAWLDHPDCHGAGTEPFWPDPAAYTRAVHALDRAGVPTATHAIGDAAVRRVLDTVQALGTPHVRHRAEHLETVPDDQIPRFARLGVAASMQPAHATYARADHSDEWSRRLGPERAARAWRCRDLRAAGATLVLGSDWPVAPYDPRGVLAAAQLRRHPGDPGTPPVRPDQALTPLAALEGYTTHAVLAAGEEDIAGRIAPGFRADLTAFTVDPLTTAPDELADAPIRLTMSGGHITHRSQ
- a CDS encoding APC family permease, producing the protein MASTTRPERVTAAGADSSLRSGTLRAGDITFLVVSAAAPLTVMAGVAPFAILLGGIGAPSGYLIAGAVLVLFAAGFTTMSRYVGNGGAFYAYVTRGLGRPAGVGSAALALLSYNAMQIGMYGLLATTVRDALQALWGVGVPWPVAALVGVAAVWFAGYRSIDFGARVLGVLLVAEAGILVVLAGGVLADGGAQGIHFDSFTPGNAFTPGTGALLAFAFAAFVGFESTAIYRSEARRPERTIPRATYAAVGFLGLFYAFVVWIVVQAFGARGVMAAAAEDPAALFFTATTRYVGGWAADVMHVLIVTSVFAALLAFHNAINRYTHALAHEGVLPAALGRVHPRHRSPHIAGILQTALAALVVLGFAAAGADPYERLLLWVNTPGVVGIVLLQVLTAAAVPVFFRRISHTEGVWRAVVAPIAGAVLMGAALYLIIDKVELLTGAGTGTNAALLAPVPLVFAVGVALAYRLRRTRPQVYEAFAAEPDTDNRPAGDPDTPQ